Proteins co-encoded in one Nicotiana sylvestris chromosome 7, ASM39365v2, whole genome shotgun sequence genomic window:
- the LOC104247937 gene encoding xyloglucan galactosyltransferase XLT2-like, with the protein MVLKTKRSTTDEHDFSKKTKANFELKHAFHSVKSQIPLNHCLWLFITIFLQILILFFLIGSYPPHPPPSNTQQLFALDPDCQSGYVYVYDLPATFNTEFNDECDELDPWKSRCSAVSNGGFGPRATGLERVVPANLTLTWYWTDMYAAEVIYHNRMLSHKCRTLDPEKASGFYIPFYAGLDIGKFLWFNYTAKDRDRKSEMVLDWLKKQPTFTRAKGVDHFIMLGRLTWDFRRLSDKDSEWGSSLLYMSLMKNVFRLSVEKHQNDDLEESVPYPTAFHPRSESDIVQWQNYIRNYERTKMFSFVGAKREKIKNDFRGVLMDYCKSEENCRAVDCATTVCSDGAPAIMEAFLDSDFCLQPRGDGLTRRSTFDCMLAGSIPVYFWRGTFKGQYEWHLPWMSETYTVFIDNDDVRDTNGSLILKVLEGIHKDKVKEMRETLINLLPKFVYARSGEGIGGVKDAFDTSIDKVLKRLKSRRDQLFSRSQRIF; encoded by the coding sequence ATGGTGTTGAAAACCAAGAGATCCACTACTGACGAACATGATTTTTCAAAGAAAACCAAAGCCAATTTTGAGCTCAAACACGCCTTTCACTCAGTCAAATCTCAAATCCCTTTAAACCATTGCCTATGGCTTTTCATTACCATATTCCTTCAGATCCTCATCCTCTTCTTCCTCATCGGCTCCTATCCGCCGCACCCTCCGCCGTCAAACACCCAACAGTTGTTCGCTCTCGACCCCGACTGCCAATCCGGTTACGTTTACGTCTACGATCTCCCCGCAACATTCAATACGGAGTTCAATGACGAATGTGATGAATTAGACCCGTGGAAATCACGCTGCAGCGCGGTTTCCAATGGTGGGTTCGGGCCTAGAGCTACTGGGCTCGAACGCGTTGTACCAGCAAATCTTACTCTAACTTGGTACTGGACTGACATGTATGCTGCTGAAGTAATTTACCATAACAGAATGTTGAGTCACAAATGCAGAACTTTGGATCCAGAAAAAGCATCGGGGTTTTACATTCCGTTTTACGCTGGACTTGATATTGGTAAATTCTTATGGTTCAATTATACAGCTAAAGATCGAGATCGTAAAAGTGAAATGGTTCTTGATTGGTTAAAAAAGCAACCAACTTTTACTAGAGCTAAAGGAGTTGACCATTTTATTATGCTCGGTAGATTAACGTGGGATTTTCGAAGATTAAGTGATAAAGATTCAGAATGGGGGTCCAGTTTACTTTACATGTCGTTAATGAAAAACGTTTTCCGTTTATCCGTTGAGAAACATCAGAACGATGATTTAGAAGAAAGTGTTCCTTATCCTACAGCATTTCATCCAAGATCAGAATCCGACATAGTACAATGGCAAAATTACATTCGTAATTACGAACGTACGAAGATGTTTTCTTTCGTTGGTGCTAAACGTGAGAAAATCAAGAATGATTTTCGTGGGGTATTAATGGATTACTGTAAAAGTGAAGAAAATTGTCGTGCCGTTGATTGTGCAACCACCGTCTGTTCCGACGGAGCTCCGGCGATTATGGAAGCGTTTCTTGATTCAGATTTCTGCTTACAGCCAAGAGGTGACGGGTTGACTAGACGGTCAACGTTTGACTGTATGTTGGCCGGTTCAATTCCGGTTTATTTCTGGAGAGGAACATTTAAAGGTCAATATGAATGGCATTTGCCGTGGATGTCTGAGACTTATACTGTGTTTATTGATAATGATGATGTGAGAGATACAAATGGGTCATTGATTTTAAAGGTATTAGAAGGTATTCATAAagataaggtaaaagaaatgagaGAAACTTTGATTAATCTGCTTCCTAAGTTTGTTTATGCGAGATCAGGTGAAGGTATAGGAGGTGTAAAAGATGCATTTGATACTAGCATTGATAAAGTATTGAAGAGGTTGAAGTCTCGTAGAGATCAACTTTTTTCACGGAGTCAAAGGATATTTTGA